One region of Eupeodes corollae chromosome 1, idEupCoro1.1, whole genome shotgun sequence genomic DNA includes:
- the LOC129943036 gene encoding uncharacterized protein LOC129943036, whose translation MDGMFATNESRLSLKRAFEGRVWQTAESFQNYMHEKIILANKLDLDEEEVLENLIEGIPDPGLKTQARIQCFTTKQQLADAFRQIELPKAKVLSSRMSAPANAGPSTSRQVAVPGKVDIKTIRCYNCNSLGHYAYECRKERRQYGACHVCSQFGHRAAECPGRKAVVLHAINKDEEDEYEHY comes from the exons ATGGATGGAATGTTTGCGACAAATGAGAGCCGATTAAGTTTAAAACGAGCGTTCGAGGGGAGAGTATGGCAGACTGCGGAGAGTTTCCAAAATTATATGCATGAGAAAATTATTCTCGCAAATAAACTAGATCTGGACGAAGAGGAAGTGTTGGAGAATCTAATCGAAGGAATACCTGATCCTGGATTGAAGACTCAAGCACGCATCCAGTGTTTCACGACGAAGCAACAGTTGGCTGACGCATTCAGGCAAATCGAATTGCCCAAGGCTAAGGTGCTATCGTCAAGGATGTCCGCTCCAGCGAACGCGGGTCCTTCTACATCCAGACAAGTGGCAGTTCCAGGAAAGGTAGACATCAAGACGATCCGATGTTACAATTGTAACTCACTTGGGCATTACGCTTATGAGTGCCGAAAGGAAAGGAGACAATACGGAGCATGTCATGTTTGCTCCCAGTTTGGACATCGAGCAGCCGAGTGCCCCGGTAGGAAGGCCGTAGTACTACATGCCATCAACAAAGATGAAGAGGACGAATAT GAACATTATTAG